One segment of Takifugu rubripes chromosome 5, fTakRub1.2, whole genome shotgun sequence DNA contains the following:
- the jpt1 gene encoding jupiter microtubule associated homolog 1 → MTTTTNFQGISPNGKSSSRVLRPPGGESSFSLGAEENTTPQRKNKMASNIFAEPDDPHAHRRNNPPTGAPMGTLCGEPSAPLRRCQQPILFPKNPQPELTTIHNSGAALVWSQTKEPENGQQQANDDCPADAEQEDQQDKPQPSEPSEAANGATGGRRNPPGGKSSLILG, encoded by the exons ATGACGACGACCACCAACTTTCAAGGAATAAGCCCCAACGGTAAAAGCAGctccag GGTACTAAGACCGCCAGGTGGGGAGTCCAGCTTCAGCCTTGGCGCAGAGGAGAACACCACCCCCCAGCGCAAAAACAAGATGGCTTCCAACATCTTCGCAGAGCCTGATGATCCTCATGCTCATCGGAGGAACAATCCACCCA CTGGGGCACCAATGGGTACCCTGTGCGGAGAGCCCTCTGCCCCGCTGAGGCGGTGCCAGCAACCCATCCTCTTCCCCAAGAACCCTCAGCCGGAACTGACCACCATCCACAACTCTGGGGCGGCCTTGGTCTGGAGCCAGACAAAAGAG CCCGAGAATGGCCAGCAGCAAGCAAACGATG ATTGTCCTGCTgatgcagagcaggaggaccagcaggacaAGCCACAGCCCTCTGAACCATCGGAGGCTGCCAACGGGGCCACGGGCGGCCGAAGAAACCCCCCCGGTGGGAAATCCAGCCTCATCCTGGGTTGA